From a single Saccharomyces kudriavzevii IFO 1802 strain IFO1802 genome assembly, chromosome: 15 genomic region:
- the MGM1 gene encoding dynamin-related GTPase MGM1 (similar to Saccharomyces cerevisiae MGM1 (YOR211C); ancestral locus Anc_8.628), with product MNSLTPLRIIPKVANYSALIRLKESPVRLLLLRRKLSTRPAILYGSPYIKSPLIHLHSRINNAHGTTNANVLHFVITRRSISNFPKIIAKFIRLPIYVGGGVAAAGSYIAYKMEEASSFTKDKLDRIKDFSETMKEKFNRMFSSGDPQSGDSGNDGTVPTATLIAATSLEDDESKKQGDPNDDDDDDDDEDDGNDAVDTTQDEMLNLTKQMIEIRTILNKVDSSSAHLTLPSIVVIGSQSSGKSSVLESIVGREFLPKGSNMVTRRPIELTLVNTPNSNSVTADFPSMRLYNIKDFKEVKRMLMELNMAVPTSEAVSEEPIQLTIKSSHVPDLSLVDLPGYIQVEAADQPMELKTKIRDLCEKYLAAPNIILAISAADVDLANSSALKASKAADPKGLRTIGVITKLDLVDPEKAKSILNNKKYPLSMGYVGVITKTPSSISRKHLGLFGETPSSSLGGIFSKSQHSQDTGNESANGVKQIVSHQFEKAYFKKNKKHFASCQVSTKKLREKLIKILEISMSNALEPTSTLIQQELDDTSYLFKVEFNDRHLTPKSYLLNNIDVLKLGIKEFQEKFHRNELKSILRAELDQKVLDVLATRYWKDDNLPDLSSSKSESDTDMLYWHKKLELASSGLTKMGIGRLSTMLTTNAILKELDNILESTQLKNHELIKDLVSNTAINVLNSKYYSTADQVENCIKPFKYEIDLEERDWSLARQHSIGLINEELRQCNSRYQAIKNAVGSKKLTNVMGYLENESNLQKETLGMSKLLLERGSEAIFLDKRCKVLSFRLKMLKNKCHSTIEKDRCPEVFLSAVSDKLTSTAVLFLNVELLSDFFYNFPIELDRRLTLLGDEQVEMFAKEDPKISRHIELQKRKELLELALEKIDSILVFKKSYKGVSKKL from the coding sequence ATGAACAGCCTTACCCCATTAAGGATTATCCCAAAAGTGGCAAACTATAGCGCATTAATAAGGCTCAAGGAAAGTCCGGTACGGCTTTTGCTCTTAAGAAGAAAGCTTTCCACACGGCCTGCGATATTGTATGGTTCGCCGTACATTAAGAGTCCCTTGATTCATTTACACAGCCGCATAAATAATGCTCATGGAACAACAAATGCAAATGTATTACATTTTGTGATTACTAGAAGATCAATATCAAACTTTCCCAAAATCATCGCCAAATTTATTCGACTACCTATATATGTTGGTGGCGGAGTGGCTGCTGCGGGGAGTTACATAGCGTACAAGATGGAAGAAGCGAGTTCTTTCACTAAGGACAAATTGGACCGAATCAAAGATTTTAGTGAAAcaatgaaggaaaagttCAATAGAATGTTTTCCAGCGGTGATCCCCAAAGTGGCGATAGTGGTAATGATGGTACCGTGCCAACTGCTACATTGATAGCCGCGACGTCATTGGAAGACGACGAAAGCAAGAAACAAGGTGACCCcaatgatgacgacgatgacgatgacgatgaagatgacggAAACGATGCTGTGGACACTACACAAGACGAAATGTTAAATTTGACCAAACAAATGATTGAAATTAGGaccattttgaataaagtAGACTCTTCTTCTGCACACCTTACCCTACCATCAATTGTCGTGATTGGCTCTCAATCTTCCGGTAAATCTTCCGTATTAGAATCTATTGTTGGAAGAGAATTCTTACCAAAAGGTTCCAATATGGTCACAAGAAGACCCATTGAATTGACTTTGGTCAATACCCCTAACTCAAACAGCGTAACTGCTGATTTTCCAAGCATGCGTCTTTACAACATAAAAGATTTTAAGGAGGTGAAAAGAATGTTAATGGAATTGAACATGGCAGTTCCAACTTCAGAGGCCGTTTCCGAGGAACCTATTCAATTAACAATCAAATCCTCTCACGTTCCAGACTTATCATTAGTAGATCTGCCTGGTTATATACAAGTGGAGGCCGCGGATCAACCAATGGAACTGAAAACTAAAATTCGCGACTTGTGTGAAAAATATCTAGCTGCGCCTAATATTATTCTGGCAATATCTGCCGCAGATGTTGATTTGGCTAATAGCTCTGCCTTGAAGGCCTCTAAGGCAGCAGATCCTAAGGGTTTGAGAACCATAGGTGTCATTACTAAGCTGGATTTAGTAGACCCCGAAAAGGCCAAAAgcattttgaataataagAAATATCCACTGAGTATGGGCTATGTTGGTGTGATAACCAAAACACCCAGCAGCATAAGTAGGAAACACCTTGGCCTTTTTGGTGAAACACCTTCTTCGTCACTGGGTGgtatattttctaaaagCCAGCACAGTCAAGATACAGGAAATGAAAGTGCGAATGGAGTAAAACAAATAGTTTCTCACCAATTTGAGAAAGcttatttcaaaaaaaataaaaagcatTTTGCCAGTTGCCAGGTTTCTACCAAGAAATTAAGAGAgaaattgatcaaaattttggaaatttcaatGTCAAATGCATTAGAGCCCACATCTACACTTATTCAGCAAGAATTGGATGATACTTCTTACTTATTCAAGGTGGAATTCAATGATAGGCATCTGACACCCAAATCATACCTTTTGAATAATATTGATGTACTAAAATTGggaatcaaagaatttcaggaaaaatttcatagAAATGAACTGAAGTCGATATTAAGAGCCGAATTGGATCAAAAAGTTTTAGATGTTCTGGCCACAAGGTATTGGAAGGATGACAATCTTCCTGATCTATCTTCTTCTAAGTCGGAAAGTGATACTGACATGCTATATTGGCATAAAAAATTGGAACTAGCATCATCCGGATTAACCAAGATGGGTATTGGTAGATTATCTACAATGTTAACCACCAAtgcaattttgaaagagttAGATAATATCTTGGAGTCTacccaactgaaaaatCACGAACTGATCAAAGACCTCGTCAGTAATACAGCAATTAATGTTCTAAACAGTAAATACTATTCAACGGCAGATCAAGTTGAAAACTGTATCAAGCCGTTCAAGTATGAAATTGATCTGGAAGAGAGAGACTGGAGTCTTGCTCGTCAACATTCTATCGGTTTAATAAACGAGGAATTACGTCAATGTAACTCGAGGTATCAGGCAATCAAAAATGCTGTTGGGAGTAAGAAGTTGACAAATGTAATGGGCTatttagaaaatgaatCGAACTTGCAAAAGGAGACACTTGGTATGTCCAAATTATTATTAGAAAGAGGCTCCGAAgctattttcttggatAAAAGGTGCAAAGTGTTATCGTTCAGATtaaaaatgttgaaaaacaaatGCCATTcaacaattgaaaaggatCGCTGTCCAGAGGTGTTTCTATCTGCGGTTAGTGATAAGTTGACTTCTACAGCGGTTTTGTTCCTTAACGTGGAATTATTGAGCGATTTTTTCTACAACTTCCCTATTGAATTAGACAGGAGGTTAACGTTGTTGGGGGATGAACAAGTTGAAATGTTTGCCAAGGAAGATCCAAAGATATCAAGACATATCGAATTGCAAAAGAGGAAGGAACTGTTGGAATTGGCTTTAGAGAAAATAGATTCTATCCtggttttcaaaaaaagctaTAAGGGTGTCTCCAAGAAGCtataa
- the AIM41 gene encoding Aim41p (similar to Saccharomyces cerevisiae AIM41 (YOR215C); ancestral locus Anc_8.635): MFKQSIRPLVSTRLTFVRYNSSAAYTAAVSLLKGDLKKAMIAKDEMKKTAIRSMLSAIKNKEIDLKGKSADEYSLYDMYSKLISQRKDSINEFIANKRDDLVDKERGEMDIIKKYMDQLPVSSELDIDQNVKSLLDALKEKAGDKKVQIKEIMGQFDLKSLPTEWKTSPTAIKNSIVKQFKEIFK; encoded by the coding sequence atgttcaaaCAGTCAATTAGACCACTAGTCTCAACCCGACTAACTTTTGTTCGTTATAACAGCTCTGCAGCCTACACGGCTGCGGTCAGCCTGTTGAAGGGAGACTTAAAAAAGGCTATGATTGCCAAGGatgaaatgaagaagacggCTATTAGGAGCATGCTATCAGCCAtcaagaacaaagaaatcgaCTTGAAAGGGAAGAGTGCTGACGAGTACTCTCTGTATGACATGTACTCCAAGTTAATCTCCCAAAGAAAAGACTCCATCAACGAATTTATTGCCAACAAAAGAGACGACTTGGTGGACAAAGAAAGAGGTGAGATGGACatcataaaaaaatacatggATCAGTTGCCAGTGTCATCGGAGCTTGACATTGATCAAAATGTGAAGAGTTTGTTGGACGCCCTTAAGGAAAAGGCTGGTGACAAAAAGGtccaaatcaaagaaattatggGGCAATTTGACTTAAAGTCCTTACCAACAGAATGGAAGACATCACCAACTGCCATTAAAAATAGCATTGTGAAGCAGTTCAAggaaatcttcaaataa
- the SAS5 gene encoding Sas5p (similar to Saccharomyces cerevisiae SAS5 (YOR213C); ancestral locus Anc_8.632), translating to MDKSIEVTLRVKTQQVIVPGQKVEEDELPLRRWQMELIMLDAKANEVEPTIISKCIYHLHPSFKKPRRRLDSLPFLIKETGWGEFNLHIECFFIDNAGKFSIEHDLTFDDNAYAIDYTVNVPCGSSPLNSELSKYFNLPRKIVNQQEQMSLRITDLPWIKTLALIDEDVMTDVVQMILSDSAVQKAVEMHPRRDQFFMFITQLPDELLMRIQEFLKSPNDRTGEQKATNLSSDVTNISALKAESVKGEPFDEEVL from the coding sequence ATGGACAAATCAATAGAGGTCACTCTCAGAGTAAAAACACAACAGGTTATAGTACCGGGGCAAAAAGTCGAGGAAGATGAACTCCCTTTACGTCGGTGGCAGATGGAGCTTATTATGCTAGATGCGAAGGCAAACGAAGTAGAGCCCACTATCATTTCCAAATGCATATACCACTTACATCCTAGCTTTAAAAAGCCTAGAAGAAGACTGGATTCACTACCATTTCTTATTAAGGAAACTGGTTGGGGAGAGTTCAACTTGCATATTGAgtgtttttttatagataaTGCCGGGAAATTCAGCATTGAACATGACTTAACGTTTGACGATAATGCATACGCAATTGATTATACTGTTAATGTTCCCTGTGGATCTTCACCTCTCAATAGTGAGCTATCTAAATACTTCAATCTTCCGCGAAAAATTGTGAATCAGCAGGAACAGATGTCGCTTCGTATCACCGATTTACCCTGGATCAAAACTCTTGCACTTATAGACGAGGACGTTATGACAGATGTCGTTCAGATGATATTAAGCGACTCAGCGGTACAAAAGGCGGTTGAAATGCATCCTAGAAGAGACcaattttttatgtttatAACCCAGCTACCCGATGAATTACTAATGAGGATCCAGGAGTTTTTAAAGTCACCGAATGATCGAACCGGTGAACAAAAGGCAACGAATCTCAGTTCAGATGTAACCAATATTTCAGCGCTTAAAGCTGAGTCAGTTAAAGGCGAGCcctttgatgaagaagtacTTTGA
- the RPB10 gene encoding DNA-directed RNA polymerase core subunit RPB10 (similar to Saccharomyces cerevisiae RPB10 (YOR210W); ancestral locus Anc_8.627) has product MIVPVRCFSCGKVVGDKWESYLNLLQEDELDEGTALSRLGLKRYCCRRMILTHVDLIEKFLRYNPLEKRD; this is encoded by the coding sequence atgaTTGTCCCAGTTAGATGTTTCTCCTGTGGTAAAGTTGTTGGTGACAAATGGGAAAGTTATTTGAACCTGTTACAGGAAGACGAGCTAGATGAAGGTACCGCGTTGTCAAGATTGGGCCTGAAAAGATACTGTTGCAGAAGAATGATTTTAACCCACGTCGATCTCATTGAGAAGTTTCTAAGATATAACCCACTGGAAAAGAGGGATTAG
- the PTP2 gene encoding tyrosine protein phosphatase PTP2 (similar to Saccharomyces cerevisiae PTP2 (YOR208W); ancestral locus Anc_8.623), producing the protein MERIAQQYRSGKRDSDGNRMSSRVISEKSHIQVEQAKTPGQMPVYRGETINLSNIPQNSIKPCKDLDDISMRRNNFNRHTNVLLLDLSTGPRATSYIDNTNARDITVLPLPLPSTLVKRSNYPFESLLKNYLGSEEKYIEFTKIIKTYDVFIFNDSISKISSCLKTTFCLIEKFEKFIYRFFPSPYPKFFLFEGSLNDSKVSSLGKNKKNCIMPKLDLNLKLHLRSSSTLNLRINIPPPNDSNKIFLQSLKKDLIHYSPNSLQKFFQFNIPTDIVSNDPILPNWLKFYSIKENEKGILKKIFDNFETLENFEMQRLEKCLKCKKMPSLQQKQQPQQPNTSQLVDNSKLYSLTSLQRQYKNSVKGDMQNNQNLKLIIPKINTSSSPSPLSSDDTIMTPINDYELTEGIQSFTKNRYSNILPYEHSRVKLPHSPKPPKATDVSATETKPDESFPMCPIDSNNNYCKSNDYINANYLKLSQINPDFKYIATQAPLPSTMDDFWKVITLNNVRIIVSLNSDDELNLRKWDIYWNNSSCSNHAIKLQNTWENICSIDGCVLRVFQVTKSTPKNDNIKHGNDDNHNDDTVVIAATASEPFIVYQLQYKKWLDSCGVDINDIIKLHKIKNSLLFNPQNFIRSLQKDICKPDLVDDKNADLRLDTIDSSPLLVHCSAGCGRTGVFVTLDFLLSILSSATNRSNKIDVWNMPQDLIFIIVNELRKQRISMVQNLTQYIACYEALLNYFALKKQMKHGLPSL; encoded by the coding sequence ATGGAACGCATAGCACAGCAGTATCGTAGTGGCAAAAGAGACAGTGACGGTAACAGAATGTCATCCCGTGTCATATCGGAAAAGAGCCACATACAAGTCGAGCAAGCTAAAACGCCTGGTCAAATGCCTGTGTATAGAGGTGAAACCATAAACTTGTCTAATATTCCACAAAACTCCATTAAGCCATGCAAAGATTTGGACGACATCAGCATGCGCCGTAATAACTTTAATAGACATACGAACGTGCTGCTGCTGGATCTATCCACTGGCCCGAGGGCTACCTCATATATAGATAATACAAATGCCAGAGATATCACGGTTTTGCCGCTACCACTCCCCAGCACATTGGTGAAAAGGTCGAACTACCCGTTCGAGAGTTTACTAAAGAACTACCTTGGTTCTGAAGAGAAATATATCGAGTTCACTAAGATAATCAAAACCTATgacgttttcattttcaacgaTTCAATTAGTAAGATTTCAAGTTGTTTGAAAACAACTTTTTGTCTCATAGAGAAGTTCGAAAAGTTCATCTATCGTTTTTTCCCGTCACCTTACCCAaaattcttccttttcgaaGGCTCCTTGAATGACAGTAAAGTATCTTCCTTGgggaaaaacaaaaaaaactgcaTCATGCCCAAATTAGATTTGAACTTGAAGCTACATTTACGCTCAAGCTCAACTTTAAATTTGAGAATAAATATACCTCCGCCTAATGATTCgaataaaatatttttacaATCTTTAAAAAAGGACCTTATTCATTATTCACCAAATTCTTTACAGAAGTTTTTTCAGTTCAACATACCCACAGATATAGTTTCTAATGATCCGATTTTGCCTAACTGGCTTAAGTTTTACtcaataaaagaaaacgaaaagggaattttaaagaaaatctttgataattttgaaactttagaaaattttgaaatgcAAAGGCTTGAAAAATGTCTAAAATGTAAGAAGATGCCTTCCTTACAACAAAAGCAGCAACCACAACAACCAAATACATCACAACTTGTAGACAACTCGAAATTATATTCCTTAACGAGTTTGCAAAGACAGTATAAAAACTCTGTGAAAGGTGATATGcaaaacaatcaaaatCTAAAGTTAATCATACCCAAAATCAAcacatcttcatcaccatcaccattatCTTCTGATGACACCATAATGACACCAATAAATGACTACGAACTCACGGAAGGAATTCAATCCTTCACCAAAAATAGATATTCTAATATCTTACCTTATGAACATTCAAGAGTTAAACTACCCCACTCTCCCAAACCACCAAAAGCCACTGACGTATCTGCGACTGAAACAAAGCCAGATGAATCTTTCCCGATGTGTCCTATAGATTCAAATAACAATTACTGCAAATCGAACGACTATATCAACGCAAACTATCTAAAGCTATCGCAAATAAATCCTGATTTCAAGTACATTGCCACTCAAGCTCCGCTACCCTCCACAATGGATGATTTTTGGAAGGTTATAACCCTAAACAATGTTAGAATAATAGTATCACTGAATTCTGACGATGAGTTGAACTTAAGAAAATGGGATATATATTGGAATAATTCATCATGCTCTAACCACGCTATCAAACTGCAAAATACGTGGGAGAATATTTGCAGTATTGATGGGTGCGTACTTAGGGTCTTTCAGGTTACAAAATCAACcccaaaaaatgataacaTCAAGCATGGTAATGACGATAATCATAACGATGACACAGTTGTCATCGCTGCGACTGCATCCGAGCCGTTTATTGTCTATCAATTACAGTACAAGAAATGGTTAGATTCTTGTGGCGTGGATATAAATGACATCATTAAATTACACAAGATCAAAAACTCTTTATTGTTCAATCcacaaaatttcattagAAGCCTCCAAAAGGACATTTGCAAACCTGACTTGGTAGATGATAAAAATGCCGATTTGCGTCTCGATACAATTGACTCATCGCCATTATTAGTTCATTGTTCAGCAGGGTGTGGAAGAACCGGTGTTTTCGTTACATTGGATTTTTTGCTCAGCATACTTTCATCGGCAACAAACCGTTCAAACAAGATTGACGTCTGGAATATGCCTCAAGATCTTATCTTTATTATCGTCAATGAACTAAGAAAGCAGAGGATTTCAATGGTTCAGAACTTAACCCAATATATCGCTTGTTATGAGGCATTGTTAAACTACTTTGCACTGAAAAAGCAGATGAAACATGGGCTGCCTTCTTTATAa
- the STE4 gene encoding G protein subunit beta (similar to Saccharomyces cerevisiae STE4 (YOR212W); ancestral locus Anc_8.631), with the protein MAAHQIDPIGYANNVTQQYTQPQSLSLQDISAVEDEFKNKIEAARQESKQLHAQINKAKYKIQDANLFQMASKLAPLTKNKINLKPNIVLKGHNNKISDFRWSRDSRHILSASQDGFMLIWDSASGLKQNAIPLDSQWVLSCAISPSSNLVASAGLNNNCTIYRVSKENRVQQNVASIFKGHTCYISDIEFIDNSHILTASGDMTCALWDIPKAKRVREYSDHLGDVLALAIPEETNSENSLNTFASCGSDGYTYIWDNRSPSAVQSFYVNDSDINALRFFKDGMSIVTGSDSGVVNMYDLRSDCSIATFSLSRGNEEHTLTPTYIAANMEYNNTQSPRTFKSTSSSYLDNQGVVSLDFSASGRLMYACYTDVGCIVWDVLKAEIVGKLEGHGGRVTGVRSSPDGLAVCTGSWDSIMKIWSPGYQ; encoded by the coding sequence ATGGCTGCACATCAAATAGATCCGATAGGGTACGCCAATAACGTCACTCAGCAATATACACAGCCGCAAAGTTTAAGTCTGCAAGATATTTCTGCTGTAGAGGATGaatttaaaaataaaatagaaGCTGCCAGACAAGAAAGTAAACAGCTTCATGCACAAATAAATAAAGCTAAATATAAGATACAAGATGCAAACTTATTCCAGATGGCTAGCAAACTTGCGCCACtaaccaaaaataaaatcaatTTGAAACCAAATATCGTATTGAAAGgtcataataataaaatctCTGACTTTCGCTGGAGCCGAGATTCAAGGCATATTTTGAGTGCGAGCCAAGATGGTTTCATGCTTATATGGGATAGTGCATCGGGTTTGAAACAAAACGCTATTCCATTAGATTCCCAATGGGTTCTTTCCTGTGCTATCTCACCATCCAGTAATCTAGTAGCGAGTGCAGGTTTAAACAATAACTGTACCATTTATAGAGTTTCGAAAGAGAATAGAGTGCAACAAAACGTTGCGTCAATTTTTAAAGGACATACCTGTTACATTTCGGACATTGAATTCATAGATAACTCACATATATTAACAGCGAGTGGAGATATGACATGTGCTTTATGGGATATACCGAAGGCAAAGAGAGTGAGAGAATATTCTGATCATTTGGGTGATGTCCTGGCATTAGCAATTCCTGAAGAGACAAACTCAGAAAATTCTCTTAATACTTTCGCTAGTTGCGGGTCAGACGGGTATACTTATATTTGGGACAACAGGTCGCCATCTGCTGTACAAAGTTTTTACGTTAACGATAGTGACATCAATGCACTTcgctttttcaaagatgggATGTCAATTGTGACTGGAAGTGACAGTGGTGTAGTAAATATGTACGATTTGAGGTCAGATTGCTCTATTGCTACTTTTTCCCTTTCCCGAGGGAATGAAGAACACACCTTAACCCCTACCTACATTGCAGCCAACATGGAGTACAATAATACACAATCACCCCGAACTTTTAAATCGACCAGTTCAAGTTACCTAGATAATCAAGGGGTTGTATCTCTAGACTTTAGTGCATCGGGAAGATTAATGTACGCATGTTATACAGATGTTGGTTGTATTGTGTGGGACGTATTGAAAGCTGAGATTGTTGGGAAACTGGAAGGCCATGGCGGAAGAGTTACTGGTGTACGCTCCAGTCCAGATGGTTTGGCTGTATGTACAGGTTCGTGGGACTCGATCATGAAAATCTGGTCTCCAGGTTACCAGTAG
- the NPT1 gene encoding nicotinate phosphoribosyltransferase (similar to Saccharomyces cerevisiae NPT1 (YOR209C); ancestral locus Anc_8.625), protein MSDPVIKSLLDTDMYKITMHAAVFTNFPDVTVTYKYTNRSSQFSFNKEAITWLKEQLPYLGDLRFTEEEIEYLQKEIPYLPSAYIKYISDSDYKLNPEEQISFTSEEIEGKPSHYKLKILVSGYWKDTMLYEIPLLALISEAYFKFVDTDWDYENQLEQAMQKAENLFDNDIKFSEFGTRRRRSLKTQDLIMQGIMKVVNANPEKNKALFLGTSNVLFAKKYGVKPIGTVAHEWVMGVASINEDYLHANKNAMDYWINTFGAKNAGLALTDTFGTDDFLKSFYPPYSDAYVGVRQDSGDPVEYTKKIAHHYHDVLKLPKFSKIVCYSDSLNIEKAITYAHAAKKYGMLATFGIGTNFTNDFHKKSEPQVKSEPLNIVIKLLEANGNHAIKISDNLGKNMGDPVTVKKVKKELGYTEQGWSGDNEAHRWT, encoded by the coding sequence ATGTCAGACCCAGTGATCAAGTCCCTTTTGGACACAGATATGTATAAGATTACAATGCATGCTGCGGTCTTTACTAATTTTCCAGATGTTACAGTTACCTATAAATATACCAACAGATCTTCTcaattttccttcaataaagAAGCTATAACTTGGTTAAAAGAGCAATTGCCGTACCTGGGCGATTTGAGATttacagaagaagaaattgaatatcTACAAAAGGAGATCCCATATTTGCCATCTGCTTATATCAAGTATATTAGTGACTCTGACTACAAACTTAATCCTGAGGagcaaatttctttcacttcagaagaaattgaggGCAAGCCTTCGCACTACaagttgaagattttgGTTAGTGGTTATTGGAAAGATACCATGCTTTATGAGATTCCCTTATTGGCGTTGATCTCAGAAGCATATTTTAAGTTTGTCGACACTGATTGGGACTACGAAAACCAATTAGAACAAGCTATGCAGAAGGCTGAAAATCTATTTGATAACGATATCAAATTCAGTGAGTTCGGTACTAGGCGTCGCAGATCTTTGAAGACTCAAGATTTGATTATGCAAGGCATCATGAAAGTTGTTAATGCAAACccagaaaagaataaagcaTTATTTTTGGGTACCTCGAATGTTCTTTTTGCCAAAAAGTACGGAGTTAAACCAATCGGTACTGTGGCCCATGAATGGGTCATGGGAGTTGCCTCAATTAATGAAGATTATTTGCATGCCAATAAGAATGCCATGGATTACTGGATCAATACATTCGGAGCAAAAAATGCTGGTTTAGCATTAACCGATACTTTTGGCACAGACGACTTCTTGAAGTCGTTCTATCCGCCATATTCAGATGCCTATGTTGGTGTTAGACAAGACTCTGGAGATCCAGTTGAATATACTAAAAAGATTGCGCATCACTATCATGACGTCTTGAAACTACCTAAATTTTCGAAGATTGTCTGTTATTCCGATTCATTGAATATCGAAAAGGCAATCACTTACGCTCACGCGGCCAAGAAATATGGGATGTTGGCCACATTTGGTATTGGCACAAACTTCACAAATGATTTTCATAAAAAATCAGAACCGCAGGTAAAGAGTGAACCATTAAATATTGTTATCAAACTACTGGAGGCGAATGGTAATCATGCTATCAAGATTTCTGATAATTTAGGTAAGAATATGGGAGATCCAGTTACTgtgaaaaaagtgaaaaaggaaCTAGGATATACTGAACAAGGCTGGAGTGGCGACAATGAGGCGCACAGATGGACGTAA
- the SPR2 gene encoding Spr2p (similar to Saccharomyces cerevisiae SPO19 (YPL130W) and YOR214C; ancestral locus Anc_8.634), with product MLGLYLSSLFFAFFMAQVFATKYSITFTSDDYEENQSGENSSTPLVFHLDKNSLPPALLNQMEFSPYLVLADLPDVPRVLDSQEQADTVLASKSVIDFLLEDPLTIAEHKKFSQIESILYEIMEDSLKEKNGTDEVLEEAPKPKIYAYKEVAPTNTNSTDNNNILTTNTTLASKIPYLYGTTSLAASTGVTSVEIFPTIAPANITTIGGYENSSPFLMPSMEILSFLFSIYLLLYP from the coding sequence ATGTTAGGATTATATTtatcttctcttttctttgccttttttatGGCACAAGTGTTTGCTACCAAGTACTCAATTACTTTTACATCAGATGACTATGAAGAGAACCAATCAGGAGAAAACTCATCTACTCCTTTGGTGTTTCACTTGGACAAGAATTCATTACCACCAGCATTGTTGAATCAAATGGAATTTAGTCCATATCTGGTACTAGCAGACTTGCCAGATGTACCCCGCGTTTTAGACTCACAAGAGCAAGCTGATACGGTGCTTGCTTCCAAATCTGTAATAGATTTTCTCTTGGAGGATCCCCTAACGATTGCAGAGCACAAAAAGTTCTCGCAAATCGAAAGTATTCTGTATGAAATTATGGAAGACAGCCTAAAGGAGAAAAACGGGACTGACGAAGTATTAGAAGAGGCGCCGAAACCGAAAATATACGCATATAAAGAGGTTGCGCCGACTAACACTAACTCAACcgacaataacaatattTTAACAACCAACACAACGTTAGCCAGTAAAATTCCATATTTATATGGTACGACAAGTTTGGCTGCATCCACTGGCGTTACTAGTgttgaaatatttccaaCCATCGCACCGGCAAATATTACGACCATTGGAGGATATGAAAACTCGTCGCCATTCTTAATGCCTTCAATGGAAATCCTATCCTTTTTGTTCAGTATATATTTGTTACTTTATCCGTAA